One part of the Vibrio hyugaensis genome encodes these proteins:
- a CDS encoding efflux RND transporter permease subunit yields MSIAEYSIKNKVISWLFIVILAVGGVMSFLELGRLEDPAFTIKDAMVVATYPGATSKEVEEELTYPLEKEIRKLPYIDKITSTSSSGMSQIMVSMKMDYGPDELPQIWDEMRRKINDLQPTLPQGVQSLQIIDDFGDVYGVMLMLTGDDYDYVELKRYADQLTRELELIDGVGKVDIAGDQQEMLFVEISLDRLAALNLDMNVISGLLNQQNNVVSAGEVMVNGESLIIRPSGTLNTVEALENLIIHGRDTGNLIRLKDVATISRGIQEKPGNVLLYNGKKAINIGISFASGVNVVEVGQRIEAELENLETIKPAGLDMNYFYNQSQEVDDSVKAFVISLAEAVAIVIIVLLFTMGLRSGVIIGLVLLLTVFGTFILMNYNNIELHRISLGALIIALGMLVDNAIVVVEGILVGLKKGRTKVQAATDIVKQTQWPLLGATVIAITAFAPIGLSQDATGEFMGSLFWVLCFSLFLSWVTAITLTPFLADLLLKEEDKNTQAEDEDPYKGWLFVTFGASLKFALRFRWLTVAGMVALLVGAVVAFGSVKQQFFPPSNTPMFYVDMWMPEGTDIRETIKKAEEVESYIRSQDDVDFVSASIGQGLQRFALTYQPEKSYEAYAQFQVRTTDRENMFELLHKLDDNLAKTFDKPTFQFKLMEFGPSPASKIEARITGPDPQVLRDLAVQVEDILHTDPGARNIRHDWRERTKELVPVFNESKARRLGISKEDLSSTLQMAFGGSTLGFLRDGTDTLPIMTRLPEEERVDFESLQNVNIWSPSLQSYIPVDQVIDGVKLAWDEPLIQRRDRKRTLTVLADHDVLSDDTPASLFSRIEPKVMALHLPEGYEITWGGEYESSKDAQEGLFGSLPMGYLLMFIITMLLFNSLKKPLVIWFTVPLSIIGVAFGLLTTNMPFSFTAFLGLLSLSGMILKNGIVLLDQINLELASGKDPYLAIVDSAISRVRPVSMAALTTILGMIPLVSDAFFGSMAITIMAGLGFATVLTLIVVPVMFAILFKIKPTTA; encoded by the coding sequence TCCGGATGAATTGCCGCAAATCTGGGATGAAATGCGCCGTAAAATCAACGATCTGCAACCAACTTTGCCGCAAGGCGTTCAATCTCTGCAAATCATTGATGATTTTGGTGACGTGTACGGCGTAATGCTGATGTTAACGGGTGACGACTACGATTACGTAGAACTGAAACGTTACGCAGACCAGCTCACGCGTGAACTCGAACTGATCGATGGCGTGGGTAAAGTCGACATTGCAGGCGACCAACAAGAAATGCTGTTTGTTGAGATTTCATTGGATCGCTTAGCGGCTCTGAACCTCGACATGAACGTGATTTCTGGCTTGCTGAACCAACAGAACAATGTGGTTTCTGCGGGCGAGGTGATGGTAAACGGCGAGAGCCTTATTATTCGCCCAAGCGGTACATTAAACACCGTAGAAGCACTAGAAAACCTGATCATTCACGGTCGTGACACCGGTAACCTGATTCGCTTGAAAGACGTTGCAACCATCAGCCGTGGCATTCAAGAAAAGCCGGGCAATGTGCTGCTGTATAACGGTAAGAAAGCAATCAACATTGGTATTTCGTTTGCGTCTGGCGTAAACGTAGTAGAAGTCGGTCAACGTATTGAAGCTGAACTGGAGAATCTTGAGACCATCAAGCCCGCTGGTTTGGATATGAACTACTTCTACAACCAATCGCAAGAAGTAGACGATTCAGTTAAAGCGTTTGTTATTAGCTTGGCAGAAGCCGTGGCTATCGTAATCATCGTACTGCTGTTCACTATGGGCTTACGCAGTGGCGTGATCATCGGTTTGGTTCTGTTGTTGACGGTATTCGGTACCTTCATTTTGATGAACTACAACAATATCGAACTGCACCGTATCTCGCTTGGTGCGTTGATCATTGCGCTCGGTATGCTGGTGGATAATGCCATCGTGGTGGTCGAGGGGATATTGGTTGGCCTTAAGAAGGGGCGAACCAAAGTTCAAGCTGCAACAGATATCGTAAAACAAACTCAGTGGCCGCTGCTTGGTGCGACAGTCATTGCTATTACCGCGTTTGCGCCTATCGGTCTGTCTCAAGATGCGACTGGTGAGTTCATGGGCTCTCTGTTCTGGGTACTGTGTTTCTCGCTATTTCTAAGCTGGGTAACTGCGATTACGTTAACGCCATTCCTTGCAGACCTTCTACTAAAAGAAGAAGACAAAAATACACAAGCAGAAGACGAAGATCCGTACAAAGGTTGGTTGTTCGTCACGTTTGGTGCGTCTCTTAAATTTGCGTTGCGTTTCCGTTGGTTAACGGTAGCAGGCATGGTGGCATTGCTCGTTGGTGCTGTGGTTGCGTTTGGTAGTGTGAAGCAACAGTTCTTCCCGCCATCAAACACGCCGATGTTCTACGTTGATATGTGGATGCCAGAAGGCACAGACATTCGCGAGACCATCAAGAAAGCGGAAGAAGTAGAAAGCTACATTCGTTCACAAGATGATGTCGATTTTGTTTCAGCTTCGATTGGTCAAGGCTTGCAGCGTTTCGCTCTGACTTACCAACCAGAGAAAAGCTACGAAGCTTACGCGCAGTTCCAAGTTCGTACGACAGATCGTGAGAACATGTTTGAACTGCTGCATAAGTTGGATGACAACCTAGCGAAGACGTTTGATAAACCCACGTTCCAGTTCAAGTTGATGGAATTCGGCCCGTCGCCGGCGTCTAAGATTGAAGCGCGTATTACTGGCCCAGATCCACAAGTGCTTCGTGATCTCGCGGTGCAAGTAGAAGACATTCTTCATACTGACCCGGGTGCTCGTAACATTCGTCATGACTGGCGTGAGCGAACGAAAGAGCTAGTGCCTGTATTTAACGAATCAAAAGCGCGTCGTTTGGGTATCTCGAAAGAAGATCTTTCAAGCACGTTACAAATGGCGTTTGGGGGTAGCACGCTTGGTTTCCTTCGTGATGGTACAGATACACTACCTATCATGACGCGTTTACCAGAAGAAGAGCGTGTAGATTTCGAATCACTGCAAAACGTGAATATTTGGAGTCCATCGTTACAATCTTATATCCCAGTTGATCAAGTGATCGATGGTGTGAAGCTGGCTTGGGATGAGCCGTTGATTCAACGTCGTGACCGTAAACGTACGCTAACGGTATTAGCTGACCACGATGTGCTTAGTGACGATACTCCCGCAAGTTTATTCTCTCGCATTGAGCCTAAAGTGATGGCTTTGCACCTTCCTGAAGGCTATGAAATCACGTGGGGCGGCGAATACGAATCATCGAAAGATGCACAAGAAGGTCTGTTTGGCTCATTGCCAATGGGTTATTTGTTGATGTTCATCATTACGATGCTTCTGTTTAACTCACTGAAGAAGCCGTTGGTTATTTGGTTCACGGTACCGCTGTCTATCATTGGTGTGGCATTTGGTCTTCTGACGACAAACATGCCTTTTAGCTTTACTGCGTTCCTAGGCTTATTGAGCTTGAGCGGTATGATTCTGAAAAACGGTATCGTACTTCTTGACCAGATTAACCTAGAGCTAGCATCAGGTAAGGATCCTTACTTAGCGATTGTCGACAGTGCGATCAGCCGTGTTCGTCCAGTGAGTATGGCGGCATTGACGACGATTCTGGGAATGATTCCTCTGGTATCAGATGCGTTCTTCGGCTCAATGGCGATTACGATTATGGCAGGCCTTGGTTTCGCTACAGTTTTGACTCTGATTGTTGTACCAGTCATGTTTGCAATTCTGTTTAAGATCAAACCAACCACTGCATAA